From the candidate division KSB1 bacterium genome, one window contains:
- the gdhA gene encoding NADP-specific glutamate dehydrogenase, with protein sequence MSQFVQDFMAEVKAKNPNEPEFHQAVQEVAESVVLVYERHPEYRRAKILERIVEPERVIMFRVPWTDDRGEIRINRGYRVQMNSAIGPYKGGLRFHPSVNLGILKFLAFEQVFKNSLTSLPMGGAKGGSDFDPKGKSDGEVMRFCQAFMNELFRHIGADTDVPAGDIGVGGREIGFLFGQYKKLMNCFTGVLTGKGINWGGSLIRPEATGYGAVYFAAEMLATRGQTLEGKVCLVSGSGNVAQYTVEKILDMGGKAVTLSDSDGYIYDEAGIDREKLEFVKELKNIRRGRIKEYAEKYPGVVYTPVDPNLPYNPLWNHKADCAFPSATQNEINAIDAQNLVRNGVYCVAEGANMPTHIDGVRIFLDAGILYGPGKAANAGGVAVSGLEMAQNSMRMPWQREEVDARLQIIMKNIHKTCKVTAERYNAPGNYVVGANIGGFLKVADAMMDQGIV encoded by the coding sequence ATGAGCCAATTCGTCCAAGATTTTATGGCGGAAGTCAAGGCTAAGAACCCCAACGAGCCCGAGTTCCATCAGGCCGTGCAGGAAGTTGCGGAATCGGTAGTGCTGGTTTACGAGCGCCATCCGGAGTATCGGCGTGCAAAGATCCTGGAGCGCATTGTCGAGCCGGAGCGCGTCATTATGTTCCGCGTGCCCTGGACCGACGACCGCGGCGAGATCCGTATTAATCGCGGTTATCGGGTTCAAATGAACAGTGCGATCGGTCCCTATAAAGGCGGTCTACGTTTTCATCCTTCCGTCAATCTCGGCATCCTCAAGTTTCTCGCCTTTGAGCAGGTCTTTAAGAACAGCCTCACCTCTCTGCCGATGGGCGGAGCCAAGGGAGGTTCGGATTTCGACCCCAAGGGCAAGAGCGACGGAGAGGTGATGCGTTTTTGCCAAGCCTTCATGAACGAGCTGTTTCGTCACATCGGCGCAGATACGGATGTGCCGGCGGGCGACATCGGCGTCGGCGGGCGGGAAATCGGGTTTCTTTTCGGTCAGTATAAGAAACTGATGAACTGTTTCACCGGTGTGCTCACTGGAAAAGGTATCAACTGGGGCGGTTCGCTGATTCGTCCCGAAGCCACAGGCTACGGTGCTGTGTATTTTGCCGCCGAAATGCTTGCCACCCGCGGTCAGACGCTGGAAGGCAAGGTGTGCCTCGTTTCCGGCAGCGGCAACGTCGCGCAATATACGGTGGAAAAGATTCTCGATATGGGCGGAAAGGCCGTGACACTTTCGGATTCGGACGGTTACATTTATGATGAAGCCGGCATCGACCGCGAAAAGTTAGAGTTCGTCAAAGAGCTGAAAAACATCCGCCGCGGCCGTATTAAAGAGTATGCGGAAAAATATCCGGGCGTTGTGTACACGCCTGTGGATCCGAACCTGCCCTACAATCCGCTGTGGAACCATAAAGCAGACTGCGCGTTTCCCAGTGCGACACAGAACGAGATCAATGCGATCGATGCCCAAAACCTGGTGCGCAACGGCGTTTATTGTGTTGCCGAAGGCGCCAACATGCCGACGCATATCGACGGCGTCCGCATTTTCCTCGATGCGGGCATATTGTATGGTCCGGGAAAAGCGGCGAACGCCGGCGGCGTAGCGGTTTCCGGTCTGGAGATGGCGCAGAACAGCATGCGCATGCCGTGGCAGCGCGAAGAGGTTGATGCTCGGCTGCAGATCATTATGAAGAATATCCACAAAACCTGCAAGGTGACTGCCGAGCGCTACAATGCGCCCGGAAATTACGTCGTCGGTGCCAACATCGGCGGGTTCCTCAAGGTCGCCGACGCCATGATGGATCAAGGCATCGTATAA
- a CDS encoding glycoside hydrolase family 3 C-terminal domain-containing protein, which produces MKKLVLLTLIFRALIFAAEPAYRDASLPIQLRVDDLLQRMTPAEKVGQMNMPCVYEEALGGSGAEKVIGVQQFARGTHLHGLGPGGGFFTLPNTLLHQGPRQQAAFLNSLQRIAIEKTRLGIPLLITEEGTHGLMCAGATIFPEGPTLGSTWNLELIDRIYAAVAAEARAIGVHQLFTLVVEPIRDPRLGRNQEAYSEDPFLCSRIAETIVRAVQGDDLTAPDKCAAGLCHYPGQSEPLSGLERGAMEISERKLREVFLPPWEAGIRRAGALGVMATYPAIDGVPAHASVRLLTDILRGELGFEGLVLSEGGGLGTLIYNGLAADQKRAGQLALRAGVDVGISYESGYMLDLLSSLQEAALPESLIDRSVRRILAQKFKLGLFERPFVDPERAEKVVHQQRHQDLALEAAREGIVLLKNDGVLPFDRHKMKTVAVIGPNADDPKNQLGDYTSVTVLQEIVTVRRGLERLLPNSRIVYVKGCNVTGAALDEIDQAVRAARTADAVVLVLGENEWRAQDERGRRVGTVGEGFDAATLELTGLQNRLADAVLAVGKPTVVVLINGRPLAVRELAEKAPALVEAWIPGEKGGLAIAEILLGQVNPSGRLSVTIPRHVGQLPVYYNYQKSKRYWIEHGWGVPYVDMDPTPLFAFGHGLGYTTFAYRNLRLSASEIGVGDSLRVTVDVCNTGSRAGKEVVQLYLEDLLASVCTPVQELRGFAKVQLQPRETRTLNFLLTPDDLALYNAKMQRIVEPGEFAIRVGASSTDIRLQARFWVR; this is translated from the coding sequence ATGAAAAAGCTTGTCTTGTTGACGTTGATTTTTCGGGCTTTGATTTTCGCCGCCGAACCGGCTTATCGGGACGCTTCTTTGCCTATTCAGCTTCGCGTCGATGATCTTTTGCAGCGGATGACGCCGGCGGAAAAAGTCGGGCAGATGAACATGCCCTGTGTTTATGAAGAGGCATTGGGCGGCAGCGGGGCGGAAAAAGTCATCGGCGTGCAGCAGTTTGCCCGTGGTACGCACCTCCACGGCCTGGGCCCCGGAGGCGGATTTTTTACCCTGCCGAACACACTTTTGCACCAAGGCCCACGACAGCAGGCCGCCTTCCTCAATTCTTTGCAACGGATCGCGATTGAGAAGACGCGACTTGGCATTCCCCTGCTCATCACCGAAGAAGGCACCCACGGGCTGATGTGCGCCGGCGCAACCATCTTTCCCGAGGGGCCGACGTTGGGCAGCACCTGGAATCTGGAGCTGATCGATCGCATCTATGCCGCCGTTGCCGCTGAAGCGAGGGCTATAGGGGTGCACCAGCTCTTTACGCTGGTTGTCGAGCCGATCCGCGATCCGCGCCTGGGCCGCAATCAGGAGGCTTACAGTGAGGATCCGTTCTTATGCAGCCGAATCGCGGAGACGATTGTGCGCGCCGTGCAGGGCGACGATCTGACGGCACCCGATAAATGCGCGGCCGGGCTTTGCCATTACCCTGGTCAAAGTGAACCGCTCTCCGGTTTGGAGCGCGGCGCTATGGAAATCTCGGAGCGCAAGTTAAGGGAGGTCTTTTTGCCGCCGTGGGAAGCCGGTATCCGCCGCGCCGGTGCCCTAGGGGTGATGGCCACCTATCCTGCAATCGACGGTGTGCCGGCGCACGCTTCGGTGCGGCTGCTGACCGACATCCTGCGCGGCGAGTTGGGATTCGAAGGGCTGGTCCTCAGCGAAGGCGGCGGACTTGGCACGCTCATCTATAACGGTTTGGCAGCGGACCAAAAACGCGCCGGACAGCTTGCCCTGCGCGCCGGCGTCGATGTCGGCATTTCGTATGAATCCGGCTATATGCTCGACCTGCTCTCCTCTTTACAAGAAGCGGCACTCCCCGAATCGCTTATCGATCGTTCGGTACGGCGCATATTGGCTCAAAAGTTCAAGTTGGGCCTCTTTGAACGGCCGTTTGTCGATCCGGAACGCGCCGAGAAAGTGGTGCATCAGCAACGCCATCAGGACCTGGCGCTGGAGGCGGCGCGCGAAGGGATTGTTCTGCTCAAGAATGACGGCGTGCTGCCGTTCGACCGGCATAAAATGAAAACGGTGGCGGTCATCGGGCCCAATGCGGACGATCCGAAGAACCAGCTTGGCGACTATACGTCGGTGACGGTGCTGCAGGAGATCGTGACCGTGCGTCGAGGACTCGAAAGGCTGCTTCCGAACAGCAGGATTGTTTATGTTAAAGGCTGCAACGTCACGGGGGCGGCGCTCGACGAGATCGATCAGGCAGTGCGGGCGGCGCGGACCGCCGATGCCGTAGTACTGGTTTTGGGTGAAAACGAGTGGCGCGCGCAGGATGAGCGCGGGCGGCGCGTCGGTACCGTCGGTGAAGGGTTCGACGCCGCTACTTTGGAACTGACCGGCCTGCAGAATCGGCTTGCCGATGCCGTACTCGCCGTCGGCAAACCTACCGTCGTGGTCCTCATCAACGGACGGCCCTTGGCCGTACGTGAGTTGGCCGAAAAGGCGCCGGCACTCGTTGAGGCGTGGATTCCAGGTGAAAAAGGCGGCTTGGCAATTGCCGAGATACTCTTGGGTCAAGTCAATCCCTCAGGCAGACTTTCGGTGACCATACCGCGACATGTCGGCCAATTGCCGGTCTATTATAATTATCAAAAGTCCAAACGGTATTGGATTGAACACGGATGGGGCGTGCCCTACGTCGATATGGATCCGACGCCGCTGTTCGCTTTCGGCCACGGCCTTGGCTACACCACCTTTGCCTATCGAAATCTGCGCCTCAGCGCTAGCGAGATAGGGGTCGGCGACAGCCTGCGGGTTACCGTCGACGTCTGCAACACCGGCAGCCGAGCAGGCAAGGAGGTCGTGCAACTGTACCTCGAGGATCTTTTGGCATCGGTTTGTACGCCGGTGCAGGAGCTGCGCGGCTTTGCCAAGGTGCAGCTGCAGCCGAGAGAAACGCGCACGTTAAATTTTCTGCTGACTCCTGATGACCTCGCGCTTTATAATGCAAAAATGCAGCGAATCGTGGAACCGGGCGAGTTTGCGATTAGAGTCGGTGCAAGCAGTACGGATATCAGGTTACAGGCGCGATTTTGGGTGCGATGA
- a CDS encoding polysaccharide deacetylase family protein: MSSLAVAQTRETKAPFHWPNGARCAVSLTFDDARLSQVDRGIPLLDRMGVRATFYISPDNAKQRLEGWRAAVAKGHEIGNHTVTHPCTGNYAFSRHNALEDYTLERIEAEIRQANEFIENELGVRAVTFAYPCGQTFVGRGAEVQSYVPLIARLFIAARGWSNQEVNNPLVCDPAQLLAVESDGKSFAELRAWVDKAAQEGGWLIFAGHEIGDGGPQTTLVASLEALCRYAADSANKIWIAPVESVARYLIEHR; encoded by the coding sequence ATGTCATCACTTGCAGTGGCTCAGACTCGTGAGACAAAGGCGCCTTTTCACTGGCCGAACGGCGCCCGCTGTGCCGTCAGTTTGACCTTCGACGATGCGCGGCTTAGTCAAGTTGATCGCGGCATCCCGCTCCTCGACCGCATGGGCGTGCGGGCGACATTTTATATCTCTCCCGACAATGCCAAGCAGCGACTCGAAGGTTGGCGTGCCGCCGTTGCTAAAGGACACGAGATCGGCAATCATACCGTCACCCATCCCTGCACCGGTAACTATGCCTTTTCACGGCATAATGCGCTGGAAGACTATACCCTCGAGCGCATCGAGGCGGAAATTCGGCAGGCGAACGAATTTATCGAAAACGAGCTGGGTGTTCGGGCGGTCACCTTTGCCTATCCCTGCGGACAAACCTTTGTCGGTAGAGGCGCAGAAGTGCAAAGCTATGTGCCGTTGATCGCCCGTCTCTTTATTGCTGCTCGCGGCTGGTCCAACCAGGAGGTAAACAATCCGCTCGTTTGTGATCCCGCGCAGCTGCTTGCCGTGGAAAGCGACGGCAAGAGTTTTGCCGAGCTGCGCGCTTGGGTGGATAAAGCCGCGCAGGAGGGAGGCTGGCTGATCTTTGCCGGACACGAGATCGGCGACGGCGGGCCGCAGACGACTCTGGTTGCAAGCCTGGAAGCTCTTTGCCGCTATGCCGCAGATTCCGCAAACAAGATTTGGATTGCCCCCGTAGAAAGCGTTGCCCGTTATTTGATCGAGCATCGGTGA
- a CDS encoding histidine kinase, with amino-acid sequence MVRKPFKDVLTHFDPSWIEHGYGTRFQGFQNLMRQRIRDILLVSSLYDLYVFEEDGRLYELLREEYQKLMLSHAPEFTRVSSGREALSLIKEEKRFDLILISLHIEDMNAITFAKMVRESGLDIPVVLLAYDNRELADLLRRQEATAFDRVFMWQGDFRLLIAIIKTLEDQLNVDHDTRIVGIQSIIFIEDNVRFYSTFLPIMYLELLTQAQRLISEGINLSHKNLRTRARPKILHATTYEEAWDYFKKYQEHILGVISDVDFPRQGKYDPQAGLMFAENVLARRSDVPILLQSNLPENEPLARALGASFLLKTSPNLAEELRSFMAESFSFGDFIFRTPDGRIVGRAQDLISLEEQIKVVPEESLRYHAERNHFSNWLRARTEFWLAHKLRPRKVSDFASMEELRQDLIRSLREYRRLCQRGIVTDFNKDTFDPNTSFARIGGGSLGGKARGLAFVNILINNYNVQNFWPNVTIDVPAALAIGTDVFDEFLEENNLRNFALSCESDEEICRRFLLASRFPERILGDLAAFLDLMHAPLAVRSSSLLEDSQYHPFAGVYHTYMIPNNHPDPIVRLGQLLRAVKRVYASTFFQAPKEYIKATSYRLEEEKMAVVIQKLVGSQHGDRFYPAFSGVARSYNFYPVGPQKPSEGVASVALGLGKMIVEGGTSVRFSPAHPDHLPQFATIADTLNNSQRDFYALSLAEDQYHSGVEDLQIKRFDIRVAEQDGVLGFLASTYSPENDCIYDGVSREGRRLVTFAPILKDKIFPLPQIIELLLDMGSWGMGTPVEIEFAADMSRKPFEFGLLQLRPFVLNRELEELTLEEVPEDELLISSNSVLGHGVMNDIYDIVVVDRDLFERGKSRETAQEISRLNAELLADHRPYLLIALGRLGTLDPWLGIPVTWDQICGARAIVETDFKDMPVSPSQGSHFFHNLTSFSVGYFSINGRDASGKIDWEWLNAQQPAVQLNTVKLLRFDSPLTIKINGRENRGYILKPKRVAP; translated from the coding sequence ATGGTTCGGAAGCCCTTTAAAGACGTTCTGACGCATTTCGATCCCAGCTGGATCGAACACGGCTACGGAACACGCTTTCAGGGCTTCCAAAACCTGATGCGACAACGCATCAGGGATATCCTTCTGGTCTCCAGCCTTTATGATTTGTATGTCTTTGAGGAGGACGGTCGGCTTTACGAGCTGCTGCGCGAAGAGTACCAGAAGCTGATGCTTTCGCACGCGCCCGAGTTTACCCGCGTTTCCAGCGGCCGTGAAGCCCTCAGCCTCATCAAAGAGGAAAAGCGTTTCGATCTTATCCTCATCTCCCTGCACATCGAGGACATGAACGCCATTACTTTCGCCAAGATGGTTCGGGAGAGCGGATTGGACATTCCGGTCGTTCTGCTTGCCTACGACAACCGCGAGCTCGCCGACCTTTTGCGTCGTCAGGAAGCGACTGCGTTCGACCGCGTCTTTATGTGGCAGGGGGACTTTCGCCTACTGATCGCCATCATCAAGACCCTCGAGGATCAGCTCAACGTCGATCACGACACACGCATCGTGGGTATCCAGTCTATCATTTTTATCGAAGACAATGTCCGCTTTTACTCGACTTTTCTGCCGATAATGTACTTGGAGCTGCTGACCCAGGCGCAGCGGCTGATTTCCGAGGGCATCAATCTGTCGCACAAAAACCTCCGCACGCGTGCACGACCCAAGATTCTGCATGCGACCACCTATGAGGAGGCATGGGACTATTTCAAAAAATACCAGGAACATATTCTGGGGGTGATTTCGGACGTCGATTTTCCGCGGCAGGGCAAATATGATCCTCAGGCCGGGCTGATGTTTGCCGAAAATGTTCTTGCGCGGCGTTCGGACGTGCCGATTCTTCTGCAGTCCAATCTTCCCGAAAACGAGCCGCTCGCCAGGGCTTTGGGCGCCTCTTTTCTGCTCAAGACCTCGCCGAACCTGGCCGAGGAGCTGCGCAGTTTTATGGCCGAGAGCTTTAGTTTCGGCGATTTCATCTTTCGCACGCCGGACGGCCGTATTGTGGGGCGCGCCCAGGACTTGATCAGCCTCGAAGAACAGATCAAAGTGGTGCCCGAAGAGAGCCTTCGTTATCATGCAGAACGCAATCATTTCTCCAATTGGCTGCGGGCGCGCACCGAATTTTGGCTGGCGCATAAGCTGCGTCCGCGCAAGGTCTCCGATTTTGCGTCGATGGAGGAGCTGCGCCAGGATCTCATTCGCTCGCTGCGGGAATACCGCCGCCTCTGCCAGCGCGGCATCGTCACCGATTTTAATAAAGACACCTTTGATCCGAATACGAGCTTTGCGCGCATCGGCGGCGGCTCGCTGGGCGGCAAGGCGCGCGGCTTGGCTTTTGTCAACATTCTCATCAACAACTATAACGTCCAAAACTTTTGGCCCAACGTCACCATCGACGTGCCGGCGGCATTGGCCATCGGCACCGACGTTTTCGACGAGTTTTTAGAAGAAAACAATCTGCGCAACTTTGCCCTTTCCTGCGAAAGTGATGAAGAGATTTGCCGACGCTTTTTATTGGCGTCGCGATTTCCCGAGCGAATTTTGGGTGATTTGGCCGCCTTCCTCGACTTGATGCATGCGCCGCTCGCCGTGCGTTCTTCCAGCCTCCTGGAAGATTCGCAGTACCATCCTTTTGCCGGCGTTTACCACACCTACATGATTCCCAACAATCACCCCGACCCCATCGTTCGGCTTGGTCAACTGCTTCGCGCCGTCAAACGAGTCTATGCCTCCACCTTTTTTCAGGCGCCGAAGGAGTACATCAAGGCGACGTCTTATCGGCTGGAAGAAGAAAAGATGGCGGTGGTCATTCAAAAACTGGTCGGCTCACAGCACGGCGATCGTTTCTATCCCGCCTTTTCCGGCGTGGCACGCTCCTACAACTTTTATCCGGTTGGACCGCAAAAGCCGTCTGAAGGAGTCGCTTCAGTGGCTTTGGGTTTAGGCAAAATGATCGTCGAGGGCGGAACTTCGGTGCGCTTTTCTCCCGCTCATCCCGATCATCTGCCGCAGTTTGCCACGATTGCCGATACTTTGAACAACTCGCAGCGCGACTTTTACGCGTTGTCGCTGGCCGAAGATCAGTACCACAGCGGTGTTGAAGATCTGCAAATCAAGCGCTTCGATATTCGCGTTGCCGAGCAGGACGGCGTGCTCGGCTTTCTCGCTTCCACTTATTCGCCGGAAAACGACTGCATCTATGACGGCGTCTCCCGTGAGGGAAGAAGGTTGGTCACTTTTGCGCCGATTCTCAAAGACAAAATCTTTCCCCTGCCGCAGATCATTGAGCTCCTTCTCGATATGGGAAGCTGGGGCATGGGCACGCCGGTGGAAATCGAATTTGCAGCAGACATGAGCCGCAAACCGTTCGAGTTCGGCCTGCTGCAGCTGCGTCCTTTTGTGCTCAATCGCGAGTTGGAAGAACTGACGCTCGAGGAAGTGCCGGAGGATGAGCTCCTCATCTCCTCAAACAGTGTGCTCGGGCATGGGGTGATGAACGATATTTATGACATTGTCGTCGTGGATCGCGATCTGTTCGAGCGCGGCAAAAGCCGCGAGACGGCCCAGGAGATCAGCCGCCTCAATGCAGAGCTGCTTGCCGATCATCGCCCCTACCTGCTCATCGCACTGGGCCGACTCGGCACGCTCGATCCGTGGTTGGGCATTCCGGTCACCTGGGATCAAATCTGCGGCGCCCGCGCCATTGTCGAAACCGATTTCAAAGACATGCCCGTTTCGCCCTCACAAGGCTCGCATTTCTTTCACAACCTGACTTCTTTTTCCGTCGGCTACTTTTCCATTAACGGCAGAGACGCTTCAGGAAAGATCGATTGGGAGTGGCTGAATGCCCAGCAGCCTGCAGTGCAGCTGAATACGGTCAAGCTGCTGCGGTTCGACTCGCCTCTGACGATAAAAATCAATGGCCGTGAAAACAGAGGATATATTCTCAAACCAAAGCGGGTAGCTCCATGA